A genomic stretch from Sphingorhabdus pulchriflava includes:
- a CDS encoding EVE domain-containing protein translates to MSEQYWLMKSEPDVYSWDDLVAEKEGTWDGVRNHAAALNMKTMKKGDLAFFYHSNIGVEVVGIIKISKEAFIDPTDEKGQFVAVKVKPVRKLKNPVPLKAVKANPKLAEMDLVRLSRLSVGKVRPEEWTEILQMAGEKA, encoded by the coding sequence ATGAGCGAGCAATATTGGCTGATGAAATCGGAGCCTGACGTTTATAGTTGGGACGATCTGGTTGCGGAAAAAGAGGGCACATGGGACGGGGTACGCAACCACGCCGCCGCGCTCAACATGAAGACGATGAAGAAGGGTGATCTCGCTTTCTTCTATCACAGCAATATTGGCGTCGAGGTGGTCGGGATCATCAAGATCAGCAAGGAAGCTTTTATCGACCCGACCGACGAGAAGGGCCAATTCGTCGCCGTGAAGGTGAAGCCGGTGCGCAAGCTCAAAAACCCAGTTCCATTAAAGGCAGTCAAGGCCAACCCCAAACTCGCCGAAATGGACCTCGTCCGCCTCTCGCGCCTGTCGGTCGGCAAGGTGCGTCCGGAAGAGTGGACGGAGATTTTGCAGATGGCAGGGGAGAAGGCCTAG
- a CDS encoding acylase has protein sequence MGKWLWGGAVTLAAIGVASMVWEPLAAEQSAPPSSKNYDVEIVRDGFGVPHINGKTDADAAYGLAFAHAEDDFSTIEEVVSMTRGRYGAIAGQDGAKVDFVFHLLGVRDTVDRRYEEIPADVRAVLDAYAAGLNHYAEKHPDEVRLSNLFPVNGKDIVAGFVLRAPFFYGLDNYISTLVEGKPPPNESAAAMTPIGRDPEMNGSNAWAVAPSRMADGKTWLVSNSHQPLEGQVAWYEAVVHSGEGLDMAGALFPGSPFVLLGHNRHLGWTNTVNRPDLVDIYKLVLNEAGDQYRYDGKWLPLQEERVWLPVKFGWFAVPIPQTLYRSVHGPVIKNDKGAFAIRYAGIDNVKAVEQYYRNTKATNWDEWTRSMSTGGITGTNFVYADKTGRIAYIYNALFPDRKPGFDYTRILPGDSSTPVWKGPVPFDRFPKVVSPASGFVQNANNTPFLAAGPGSEIDPKTQSPYLGIELGMTNRGLMGTGLMMNDKSITPEELLAIKMDTRYAKSGWVKPWMDSLLAVDANGDDKIAEVQKLLRDWDWSSDGKGRADAIAERLIRHAARANWRNDPLPDPRETLQKTVEEFSERFGRLDPALGDIQRLRRGKVDLPLIGGTDTLRATTMWDGEQPDGKMRVRHGDSFIMLVRWDKAGNVVSESIQPYGAATNRPDSPHYTDQMKLYTAGKFKPVHFEWADAVKHAKRRYRP, from the coding sequence ATGGGCAAATGGCTATGGGGCGGGGCTGTGACCTTAGCCGCTATCGGGGTTGCCTCGATGGTTTGGGAGCCTTTGGCAGCGGAACAATCGGCGCCTCCCTCTTCCAAAAACTATGATGTTGAAATCGTCCGCGATGGTTTCGGCGTTCCCCACATCAACGGCAAGACCGACGCCGATGCTGCCTATGGCCTGGCCTTTGCGCATGCCGAGGATGATTTTTCGACGATCGAGGAAGTCGTGTCGATGACGCGCGGGCGCTACGGCGCGATTGCGGGGCAGGATGGCGCGAAGGTCGATTTCGTCTTTCACCTGCTCGGCGTGCGCGACACGGTGGATCGGCGCTATGAAGAAATTCCGGCGGATGTCCGGGCGGTGCTTGATGCCTATGCGGCGGGCCTCAACCATTATGCCGAAAAGCATCCAGATGAGGTGCGTTTGTCGAACCTCTTCCCGGTGAACGGTAAGGATATCGTGGCCGGGTTCGTGCTGCGGGCACCCTTTTTCTACGGGCTCGACAACTACATTTCGACGCTGGTTGAGGGGAAGCCACCACCAAATGAAAGTGCGGCAGCGATGACGCCGATTGGCCGCGATCCCGAAATGAACGGCTCGAACGCTTGGGCGGTCGCCCCCAGCCGCATGGCCGATGGCAAGACCTGGCTGGTTTCCAATTCGCACCAGCCGCTTGAGGGGCAAGTCGCTTGGTATGAGGCTGTCGTGCATTCGGGCGAGGGGCTCGACATGGCAGGCGCGCTGTTCCCCGGATCGCCCTTTGTGCTGCTCGGTCATAACCGCCACCTGGGCTGGACCAACACGGTTAACCGGCCCGATCTGGTCGATATCTACAAGCTGGTGCTCAACGAAGCGGGCGACCAGTATCGCTATGACGGCAAATGGCTGCCGCTTCAGGAAGAACGGGTCTGGTTGCCCGTCAAATTCGGCTGGTTTGCCGTGCCGATCCCGCAGACCCTCTACCGTTCGGTGCACGGGCCGGTGATCAAGAACGACAAAGGCGCTTTCGCGATCCGCTATGCCGGGATCGACAATGTGAAGGCGGTCGAACAATATTATCGCAATACCAAGGCGACCAATTGGGACGAATGGACTCGGTCGATGTCGACCGGCGGTATCACCGGCACCAATTTCGTCTATGCCGACAAGACAGGGCGCATTGCCTATATCTACAACGCGCTGTTTCCGGACAGGAAACCGGGTTTTGACTATACCAGGATATTGCCGGGCGACAGCTCCACGCCGGTCTGGAAAGGACCGGTTCCTTTTGATCGCTTCCCTAAGGTCGTGAGCCCAGCTTCGGGTTTTGTGCAGAACGCGAACAACACCCCCTTTCTGGCTGCGGGGCCGGGTTCGGAAATCGATCCCAAGACCCAATCGCCCTATCTGGGCATCGAGCTGGGAATGACCAATCGCGGGCTGATGGGCACTGGCCTGATGATGAACGATAAGTCGATTACGCCGGAGGAGCTGCTCGCGATCAAGATGGACACGCGCTACGCCAAATCGGGCTGGGTCAAGCCGTGGATGGACAGCTTGCTTGCCGTTGATGCCAATGGCGATGACAAGATTGCAGAGGTACAAAAGCTGCTGCGCGATTGGGACTGGTCGAGCGACGGTAAGGGCCGGGCAGATGCGATTGCCGAACGTCTGATCCGCCATGCAGCTCGCGCCAACTGGCGCAACGATCCACTGCCCGATCCGCGCGAGACGTTGCAGAAAACGGTGGAGGAGTTCAGCGAGCGTTTTGGGCGGCTTGATCCGGCGCTGGGCGACATCCAGCGGCTGCGGCGCGGCAAAGTCGACCTGCCTCTTATCGGAGGCACCGATACGCTGCGCGCGACGACGATGTGGGACGGCGAACAGCCCGACGGCAAGATGCGCGTGCGCCATGGCGACAGCTTCATCATGCTTGTGCGCTGGGACAAGGCAGGGAATGTGGTTTCGGAATCGATCCAGCCTTATGGGGCAGCTACCAACCGCCCGGATTCGCCGCATTATACCGATCAGATGAAGCTCTATACTGCGGGCAAGTTTAAACCCGTGCATTTTGAATGGGCCGATGCGGTGAAGCACGCTAAGCGGCGCTACCGACCCTGA
- a CDS encoding isopenicillin N synthase family dioxygenase — MDMSQMPDISLASSDTQAISQALGDSFRTYGFAKVVDHGINPHLAKEAWRLSKELFARSTEEKLRWYDKEIAGQRGYTPFKTEIAKGADHHDLKEFWHVGRTLPAGHPLESEMLKNIWPDTVDGFRDVFEPLYAEFDRVGAKILSYLAIYLGLDAEWFADKINVGNSILRLLHYPPIEGDTEGCIRAGAHEDINLITLLLGAEESGLQILRPDGTWMDVSPPEGGLSLNVGDMLQRLCNHYLPSTTHRVRNPMGERSKFSRYSMPFFLHLNSDYPIATLPQCISDENPNRYPEPILADDYLRERLIEIGLLKA, encoded by the coding sequence ATGGATATGAGTCAAATGCCCGATATTTCGCTGGCCAGCAGCGATACCCAAGCCATCTCCCAAGCCCTTGGCGACAGTTTCCGCACCTATGGTTTTGCCAAGGTCGTCGACCATGGCATCAACCCGCATCTCGCTAAGGAAGCCTGGCGGCTCTCAAAAGAACTGTTCGCCCGTTCGACCGAGGAAAAGCTGCGCTGGTATGATAAGGAAATCGCCGGACAGCGCGGTTATACCCCGTTCAAGACCGAGATCGCCAAAGGCGCCGACCATCATGACCTGAAGGAATTCTGGCATGTTGGGCGGACTTTGCCCGCGGGCCATCCGCTTGAAAGCGAGATGCTGAAGAATATCTGGCCGGATACCGTCGACGGTTTCCGCGACGTGTTCGAACCGCTCTATGCCGAGTTTGACCGGGTCGGTGCGAAGATATTGTCCTATCTCGCCATCTATCTGGGTCTCGACGCCGAATGGTTTGCCGACAAGATCAATGTCGGTAACTCGATCCTGCGCTTGCTCCACTATCCGCCGATCGAAGGCGATACCGAAGGCTGCATCCGCGCCGGCGCGCATGAGGATATCAACCTAATCACGCTTCTGCTGGGCGCCGAGGAATCGGGGCTGCAGATCTTGCGTCCCGATGGAACCTGGATGGATGTCTCGCCGCCCGAAGGTGGGTTGTCGCTCAACGTTGGAGACATGCTGCAGCGGCTGTGCAACCATTACCTCCCCTCGACCACACACCGGGTACGCAATCCGATGGGCGAGCGATCGAAGTTCAGCCGCTATTCGATGCCCTTCTTCCTGCATCTCAATTCGGACTATCCGATTGCGACGCTTCCGCAATGCATCAGCGACGAAAATCCGAACCGCTATCCCGAACCGATCCTGGCCGACGACTATCTGCGCGAGCGGCTGATCGAGATCGGTTTACTGAAAGCGTGA
- a CDS encoding methyltransferase, with translation MDDGVKNWLGKAAVAVGYDKQHITRTIAYREIDHWLDGIGADGRDALEISAGWKWRERQWGSFSEMNWPEHDICSEQLDRQFDIIIADNVWEHLLYPYRAARNVHAMLRPGGWFVNITPFLIRYHPIPTDCSRWTEVGMKHFLEEAGFDPERVVTGSWGNASAVKANLNRWVRTGWRRSLPNDERFPVTVWAMAQKS, from the coding sequence ATGGACGACGGGGTCAAAAACTGGCTGGGGAAAGCTGCGGTGGCTGTCGGCTATGACAAGCAGCACATCACGCGTACCATCGCCTATCGCGAGATCGATCACTGGCTCGACGGCATCGGCGCGGACGGACGTGATGCGCTCGAAATCAGCGCAGGCTGGAAGTGGCGCGAGCGACAATGGGGCAGCTTCAGCGAGATGAACTGGCCCGAACATGATATCTGCAGCGAACAACTCGACCGCCAGTTTGATATCATCATCGCTGACAATGTGTGGGAACATCTGCTCTACCCCTATCGCGCCGCGCGCAACGTCCACGCGATGCTGCGGCCGGGTGGCTGGTTCGTCAACATCACGCCCTTCCTTATCCGCTATCACCCGATCCCTACCGATTGTAGCCGATGGACCGAAGTGGGGATGAAGCATTTTCTGGAAGAAGCCGGCTTCGATCCAGAACGGGTCGTGACCGGAAGCTGGGGGAATGCCTCCGCAGTAAAGGCTAATTTGAACCGTTGGGTGCGAACCGGCTGGCGGCGCAGTCTACCCAATGACGAACGCTTCCCTGTGACGGTCTGGGCGATGGCGCAGAAGTCATGA
- a CDS encoding leucyl aminopeptidase — MRRYLFALILATASMPALAQGVPAGSGIEPSTVANSQARPIAFANRAAEDGVLVILMRNADLPTGVLGSAAEASVKAAIANAKFDGKDGSDLTLRGIGRHARIDLVGMAGDGDVADRLRRAGGRIAQAMRDEAHPVSIVGAASDEAATVALGYSLGQYRFDRYRTVGKSVPSTQPATIIVGDVRSAETEWKSRGAALAEGVTLTRDLSTEPANVIYPESFVARVREAFAGVPGVKIEVLDEATMRRLGMGTLAGVGQGSRRPPRLMLVEYRGGNGTPIALVGKGITFDSGGTSIKPAAGMWEMKSDMAGAAATMGAVLSLAKSRANVNVLAVAALAENMPGGNAQRPGDVVRTFSGKTVEVINTDAEGRLVLADANEYVIANHKPAALVNIATLTGAVGNALGYEYAGLLTRDDAIAAQIAAAGKAVGEEVWRLPLHPNHLKTMKSDIADIKNSAEGGRPGASLGAAFIGFFVDPVTPWAHLDIAGVNWADSADDVTPKGASGWGVRILDEFVRNWKR; from the coding sequence ATGCGCCGTTACTTGTTCGCTCTTATCCTCGCTACCGCCAGCATGCCTGCCTTGGCACAGGGCGTGCCGGCCGGATCGGGTATCGAACCCTCCACCGTAGCCAATTCGCAGGCGCGTCCAATTGCCTTCGCAAACCGCGCTGCCGAAGATGGCGTGCTCGTGATACTGATGCGAAATGCCGATCTGCCAACGGGCGTGCTTGGCAGCGCGGCTGAAGCCAGCGTCAAGGCGGCAATCGCCAATGCGAAGTTCGATGGCAAGGACGGCAGTGATCTGACGTTACGCGGAATTGGTCGCCATGCGCGTATCGATCTGGTCGGCATGGCTGGTGATGGCGATGTCGCAGACCGGCTGCGCCGGGCCGGCGGGCGCATCGCGCAGGCGATGCGCGATGAAGCGCATCCGGTGAGCATCGTTGGTGCGGCCAGCGATGAAGCGGCTACCGTCGCTCTCGGTTACAGCCTCGGCCAATATCGGTTTGACCGGTACAGGACAGTTGGCAAGTCGGTGCCATCCACCCAGCCAGCCACCATCATTGTGGGAGATGTCCGCAGCGCCGAAACCGAATGGAAGTCACGTGGCGCAGCGTTGGCCGAAGGCGTTACGCTGACCCGCGATCTTTCCACCGAACCCGCCAATGTCATCTACCCCGAAAGTTTCGTTGCCCGCGTGCGCGAAGCCTTTGCAGGCGTACCGGGCGTCAAGATCGAAGTGCTCGATGAAGCCACGATGCGTCGCCTCGGCATGGGCACTCTGGCAGGTGTAGGCCAAGGCTCGCGCCGTCCGCCCCGCCTGATGCTCGTTGAATATCGTGGCGGTAACGGCACCCCCATCGCCTTGGTGGGAAAGGGTATCACCTTCGACAGCGGTGGCACCTCGATCAAGCCGGCAGCAGGCATGTGGGAGATGAAATCCGACATGGCAGGCGCAGCCGCCACAATGGGGGCGGTGCTTTCGCTTGCCAAGTCGCGTGCCAATGTGAATGTGTTGGCGGTCGCCGCCTTGGCGGAGAATATGCCCGGTGGCAATGCCCAGCGCCCCGGTGACGTCGTTCGCACGTTCAGCGGCAAGACGGTGGAGGTCATCAACACCGATGCCGAGGGCCGCCTCGTGCTTGCCGATGCCAATGAATATGTCATCGCCAACCACAAGCCCGCAGCGCTGGTGAATATTGCCACGCTGACCGGCGCGGTAGGCAATGCACTTGGTTACGAATATGCAGGCCTGCTGACACGCGACGACGCGATCGCTGCGCAAATAGCTGCAGCCGGCAAAGCTGTCGGTGAAGAAGTCTGGCGGCTGCCGTTGCACCCCAATCATCTTAAAACGATGAAGTCCGACATCGCCGACATCAAGAATTCGGCCGAAGGCGGGCGTCCGGGTGCGAGTCTTGGTGCGGCCTTTATTGGCTTCTTCGTAGATCCCGTCACCCCCTGGGCGCATCTCGATATCGCCGGTGTAAACTGGGCCGACAGCGCCGACGACGTAACTCCTAAAGGCGCATCGGGCTGGGGTGTACGCATCCTCGACGAGTTTGTCCGTAATTGGAAACGTTGA
- a CDS encoding glycosyltransferase family A protein, which yields MTSIPSICIAVLAHNEEARIAACLNSLPLGDKDVAIHVIVNGSTDATAAIAGGVAAAARNVHVHIYREGGKALSWNRFLFDELSRFHETHIFVDGDAEIVAGSIKALKQVLKAKPQANAASGLPMNGRKMVHYQQMMRREHGLFGDLYALRGDFLHRMKQNRIRLPDDVIGDDGLIGAMAKTDLANESHWNDNRVVVCEGAGFLCAPVSALSPQSWRMQYRRMVSYSIRHYQNLMISRIMRDTGPKGLPRLLSDIYRRELPGMEPRSQPALFWFDRLALKRMAQAVEPS from the coding sequence ATGACGTCTATTCCTTCGATCTGCATTGCTGTGCTTGCGCATAATGAAGAGGCGCGGATTGCTGCATGTCTCAACAGCTTGCCGTTGGGGGACAAGGATGTTGCCATCCATGTGATCGTCAATGGGTCGACCGATGCCACAGCGGCGATTGCAGGCGGGGTAGCCGCAGCCGCGCGCAATGTGCACGTACATATATATAGAGAGGGCGGAAAGGCGCTCAGCTGGAACCGTTTTCTGTTCGATGAGCTAAGCCGGTTTCATGAAACCCATATCTTTGTCGATGGCGATGCCGAAATTGTGGCAGGATCGATCAAGGCGTTGAAGCAGGTGCTGAAAGCAAAGCCGCAAGCCAATGCAGCATCGGGACTGCCAATGAACGGCCGCAAAATGGTTCACTACCAACAGATGATGCGACGCGAGCATGGCCTGTTCGGTGATCTCTATGCGTTGCGCGGGGATTTCCTTCACCGAATGAAACAAAATCGCATCCGGCTACCCGACGATGTTATCGGCGACGATGGCCTGATCGGTGCAATGGCCAAGACAGATCTAGCCAATGAATCGCACTGGAATGATAATCGGGTCGTGGTGTGTGAAGGGGCGGGTTTCCTCTGCGCCCCGGTTAGCGCCCTATCGCCCCAAAGCTGGCGTATGCAATATCGCCGGATGGTGAGCTATAGCATCCGTCACTACCAGAATTTGATGATCAGCCGAATCATGCGCGACACTGGCCCCAAAGGCCTGCCGCGCCTGCTTTCGGATATATATCGACGCGAGTTGCCAGGTATGGAGCCAAGGTCGCAGCCCGCGCTGTTCTGGTTCGATCGGCTGGCGCTCAAACGCATGGCGCAGGCCGTAGAGCCGAGCTAG
- a CDS encoding ATP-grasp domain-containing protein — MSKIAILTPAPDYWENWSLPKAHYERLLGPDLEFRPWTQPSELSGFDLVLPLLTWGYQRDVPGWFALLDHLEAEGLPMANPAKVLRWNSDKAYLAELSAAGVATVPTLIRESMSDAALVSAREILESPRLVVKPPISGGADGTYLIGPSDPLPAEAVGQRMLVQPYLPAIAEDGEYSLFYFGGHFSHAISKHPADGDFRVQEQFGGVERGIDAPDDAKAMAEAALAATDKLLDCGPLTYARIDMVRDSEGKFRLMELELIEPSLFLHFAPDEGSLFADAVREQISAIRCRRLNSKSAQDYNL; from the coding sequence ATGTCCAAAATAGCCATTCTTACCCCTGCCCCCGATTATTGGGAAAACTGGTCGCTGCCCAAGGCGCATTACGAACGGCTGCTCGGACCCGACCTCGAATTTCGTCCTTGGACCCAACCTAGCGAGCTTTCAGGTTTCGACCTTGTCTTACCGCTGCTGACATGGGGCTATCAGCGCGATGTGCCCGGCTGGTTTGCACTGCTTGACCACTTGGAGGCCGAAGGCTTGCCAATGGCCAATCCGGCAAAGGTGCTGCGCTGGAACAGCGACAAGGCTTATCTGGCGGAATTGTCAGCGGCTGGCGTCGCCACGGTGCCGACATTGATCCGCGAATCAATGAGCGATGCCGCACTTGTAAGTGCGCGCGAAATCCTCGAAAGCCCGCGCCTTGTGGTAAAGCCGCCTATCTCTGGCGGCGCTGATGGCACCTATCTGATCGGCCCCTCCGATCCCTTGCCCGCGGAAGCGGTGGGACAGCGGATGCTCGTGCAACCCTATCTGCCCGCAATTGCCGAGGATGGCGAATATTCGCTCTTTTACTTCGGCGGTCACTTCAGCCACGCGATCAGCAAGCACCCCGCCGACGGCGACTTCCGTGTGCAGGAACAATTTGGCGGCGTCGAACGCGGCATAGATGCGCCAGATGATGCGAAGGCTATGGCCGAAGCAGCTCTAGCGGCTACCGACAAGTTGCTCGATTGCGGCCCACTCACTTATGCCCGCATCGACATGGTCCGCGATAGCGAGGGCAAATTCCGCCTGATGGAGCTAGAGCTGATCGAGCCAAGCCTGTTCCTCCACTTCGCCCCGGACGAAGGCAGTCTGTTTGCGGACGCAGTTAGGGAGCAGATTTCGGCCATTCGCTGTCGCAGATTGAACTCGAAGTCAGCTCAGGATTATAACCTGTAG
- the clpB gene encoding ATP-dependent chaperone ClpB, whose product MNLEKFTDRAKGFLQSAQTVAIRMNHQRISPEHILKALLEDEQGMASGLIKAAGGDAAAAVQETDAALARVPAVTGGGAQQTPGLDNDAVRVLDAAEQFAQKAGDSFVTVQAILLALSLGGNTAASKALAAAGVKAEALNTAIKNLTGGRTADTAGAEDRYDALKKFARDLTEVAREGKLDPVIGRDEEIRRTVQILARRTKNNPVLIGEPGVGKTAIAEGLALRIANGDVPDSLKNRKLMSLDMGSLIAGAKYRGEFEERLKGVLDEVKQAEGDIILFIDEMHTLIGAGKGEGAMDASNLLKPALARGELHCIGATTLDEYQKHVEKDAALQRRFQPVFVGEPTVEDTISILRGLKEKYELHHGVRITDGALVSAATLSHRYISDRFLPDKAIDLMDEAASRLRMEVESKPEEIENLDRRIMQLQIEREALKKETDAASKDRLATLEGELANLEQQSSELTTRWMAEKDKISAESKIKEALDQARIELEQAQRAGDLAKAGELQYGTIPGLEKQLADAEAAAGNAMLREEVTSEDIASVVSRWTGIPVDKMMEGEREKLLKMEEWLGARVIGQKDAVLAVSKAVRRSRAGLQDPNRPLGSFLFLGPTGVGKTELTKALAQYLFDDDNAMVRIDMSEFMEKHSVSRLIGAPPGYVGYDEGGVLTEAVRRRPYQVVLFDEVEKAHSDVFNVLLQVLDDGRLTDGQGRVVDFSNTLIILTSNLGSQYLAALGDDEDVEKAEPQVMEIVRAHFRPEFLNRLDEIILFHRLAAQHMAPIVDIQVGRVQKLLKDRKIVIELSDGAKSWLGRVGYDPVYGARPLKRAIQRHLQDPLADLILKGEVPDGATLKIEEGDGALKFAVKPSKA is encoded by the coding sequence ATGAATCTCGAAAAATTTACTGACCGGGCAAAGGGCTTTCTACAGTCAGCCCAGACCGTTGCCATCCGCATGAACCATCAGCGGATTTCGCCGGAACATATCTTGAAGGCATTGCTCGAAGACGAGCAGGGCATGGCGTCTGGCCTTATCAAGGCGGCGGGTGGCGATGCGGCTGCAGCTGTGCAAGAAACCGACGCCGCGCTGGCGCGCGTGCCTGCTGTAACGGGTGGCGGCGCTCAACAAACGCCCGGTCTGGACAATGATGCTGTCCGCGTGCTCGATGCAGCCGAACAGTTCGCGCAGAAAGCGGGCGACAGCTTTGTCACGGTACAGGCGATCCTGCTGGCACTGTCTTTGGGTGGCAACACCGCCGCGAGCAAGGCATTGGCCGCTGCCGGCGTCAAAGCTGAGGCGCTCAACACAGCAATCAAGAACTTGACCGGTGGCCGCACCGCCGATACGGCCGGGGCAGAAGACCGCTACGATGCGCTAAAGAAGTTCGCCCGCGACCTCACCGAAGTCGCACGCGAAGGCAAGCTCGATCCGGTCATCGGTCGCGATGAGGAAATCCGCCGCACGGTGCAGATTCTTGCCCGCCGCACCAAGAACAACCCTGTCCTGATCGGCGAGCCTGGCGTAGGCAAAACGGCGATTGCCGAAGGCCTCGCGCTACGTATCGCAAATGGCGACGTGCCCGACAGCCTGAAAAACCGCAAATTGATGTCGCTCGACATGGGCAGCCTGATTGCAGGTGCCAAATATCGCGGCGAATTTGAAGAGCGGCTGAAAGGTGTGCTCGACGAGGTCAAACAAGCCGAGGGTGACATCATCCTGTTCATCGATGAAATGCACACGCTGATCGGCGCGGGCAAGGGTGAGGGTGCGATGGATGCCTCCAACCTTCTCAAGCCGGCTTTAGCCCGCGGCGAACTGCACTGTATCGGCGCCACCACGCTCGACGAATATCAGAAACATGTCGAGAAAGACGCCGCCCTCCAGCGCCGCTTCCAACCGGTATTTGTCGGCGAACCAACGGTCGAGGATACAATCTCGATCCTGCGCGGCTTGAAGGAAAAATATGAGCTGCACCACGGCGTGCGCATTACTGATGGTGCGCTGGTGAGTGCGGCGACGTTGTCGCACCGCTATATTTCGGACCGCTTCCTGCCTGACAAGGCGATCGACCTGATGGACGAAGCGGCATCGCGTCTGCGGATGGAAGTCGAGTCCAAGCCAGAGGAAATCGAAAATCTCGACCGCCGGATCATGCAGTTGCAGATCGAACGTGAGGCTTTGAAAAAAGAGACCGACGCAGCGTCGAAAGACCGTCTGGCGACACTCGAAGGCGAACTCGCCAATTTGGAACAGCAATCATCCGAACTCACTACCCGCTGGATGGCGGAAAAGGACAAGATTTCGGCGGAGTCCAAAATCAAGGAAGCGCTTGACCAGGCGCGGATCGAGCTCGAACAAGCCCAGCGCGCTGGCGACCTCGCCAAGGCGGGTGAGCTGCAATATGGCACCATCCCCGGTCTCGAAAAGCAACTGGCCGATGCCGAAGCTGCAGCTGGCAATGCGATGCTGCGCGAGGAAGTCACGAGCGAGGATATCGCTTCGGTTGTCAGCCGCTGGACCGGTATTCCGGTGGACAAGATGATGGAAGGCGAGCGCGAAAAGCTGCTTAAGATGGAAGAATGGCTCGGCGCGCGCGTCATCGGGCAGAAGGATGCGGTCTTGGCTGTATCCAAGGCCGTGCGCCGTTCGCGCGCTGGCCTGCAGGATCCCAACCGTCCGCTTGGGTCGTTCCTATTCCTCGGCCCCACGGGCGTCGGCAAGACCGAACTGACCAAGGCGCTGGCGCAATATCTGTTCGACGATGACAATGCGATGGTGCGCATCGACATGAGCGAGTTCATGGAGAAGCACAGTGTATCCCGTTTGATCGGCGCGCCTCCGGGCTATGTCGGCTATGACGAGGGCGGCGTGCTGACCGAAGCCGTGCGTCGACGCCCCTATCAGGTGGTGCTGTTCGACGAGGTTGAAAAGGCGCACAGCGACGTCTTCAACGTGTTGTTGCAGGTGCTCGACGATGGCCGCTTGACCGACGGGCAAGGCCGTGTGGTCGACTTCTCGAACACGCTGATCATCCTCACCTCCAACCTCGGCAGCCAGTATCTGGCGGCTCTGGGCGATGATGAGGATGTCGAAAAGGCCGAGCCTCAGGTGATGGAAATCGTACGCGCGCATTTCCGTCCGGAATTCCTGAACCGGCTGGATGAAATCATCCTGTTCCACCGCTTGGCCGCGCAGCATATGGCTCCGATCGTCGACATCCAGGTCGGCCGCGTGCAGAAGCTGCTCAAGGACCGCAAGATCGTCATCGAACTCAGCGACGGCGCGAAAAGCTGGCTGGGCCGCGTCGGATACGATCCTGTCTATGGAGCCCGCCCGCTCAAGCGCGCGATTCAGCGCCACTTACAGGATCCGCTGGCAGACCTCATCCTGAAAGGCGAAGTCCCCGATGGCGCTACGCTCAAAATTGAGGAAGGCGATGGCGCTTTGAAATTTGCAGTGAAACCCAGCAAGGCATGA
- a CDS encoding 2OG-Fe(II) oxygenase codes for MSFTFTLNPALDAVALSKAFSVGGHISIPEFLEQDCATKLHQSLVDRQDWAWAINAGGHVYDLGREAREAMTVEQRVELDNRINLAARDGFQFRFSSLRVPDPVSKRKPEQDVLHAFAEFMRSEPVLDFIRKVTGKSAILFADAQGTAYHPGDFLTGHDDDIEGKNRELAYVMGLTPEWRVEWGGLLLFHRADGKISGLVPRFNCLNLFALPVLHSVSQVTPFAGGVRYAITGWMRTEFPA; via the coding sequence ATGAGCTTTACATTCACGCTAAATCCGGCACTGGACGCCGTGGCGTTGTCCAAAGCGTTCAGTGTCGGAGGTCATATTTCCATACCAGAATTTCTGGAACAGGATTGCGCCACCAAGCTGCACCAGTCCTTGGTCGACAGGCAGGATTGGGCTTGGGCGATTAACGCTGGTGGCCATGTATATGACCTCGGCCGCGAAGCGCGTGAAGCGATGACGGTGGAGCAACGCGTAGAGCTAGACAACCGCATCAATTTGGCAGCCCGCGATGGTTTCCAGTTTCGCTTCTCGTCACTGCGCGTTCCTGACCCGGTGTCGAAACGGAAACCGGAACAGGACGTTTTGCATGCCTTTGCTGAATTCATGCGCAGCGAACCGGTGTTGGACTTCATCCGGAAAGTTACTGGAAAGTCCGCTATCCTCTTCGCTGACGCGCAAGGCACGGCTTACCATCCGGGCGATTTTCTGACCGGGCATGATGACGATATCGAAGGCAAGAATCGGGAACTGGCCTATGTCATGGGGCTAACGCCCGAATGGCGAGTCGAATGGGGGGGGCTGCTGCTGTTTCACAGAGCGGATGGCAAGATCAGCGGGCTTGTTCCCCGATTCAACTGCCTCAACTTGTTCGCCCTGCCAGTGCTGCACAGCGTCAGCCAAGTGACTCCTTTCGCAGGCGGGGTGCGCTATGCGATCACAGGCTGGATGCGGACGGAGTTTCCCGCTTAA